A single region of the Salipaludibacillus sp. LMS25 genome encodes:
- a CDS encoding DUF3986 family protein yields the protein MTLFDDNLHMHVGYYEDSNDIEGTFLKVKEKDIWCLFYNDDMYKTKIPNKSGYPFIDSFGHLVGIYFISKKELTSEKGNDLFKKFLDSI from the coding sequence ATGACCCTTTTTGATGATAACCTTCATATGCATGTAGGGTATTATGAAGATAGTAACGATATAGAAGGTACCTTTTTAAAAGTTAAAGAGAAAGATATTTGGTGTTTATTCTACAATGATGACATGTATAAGACCAAAATTCCAAACAAAAGTGGTTATCCATTTATAGATTCTTTTGGGCATCTTGTGGGAATCTATTTTATCTCAAAAAAAGAATTAACATCAGAAAAAGGAAATGACCTCTTCAAGAAATTTCTGGATTCCATATAA
- a CDS encoding YiiX/YebB-like N1pC/P60 family cysteine hydrolase, with protein sequence MPTNVFAGESEETLSFYLEELVRYQPGVTLEEVKQAVTETAEALEESELEVAKESLTELLANIKEDQTDSGDLFTPMSGSSGKKKLDPAVRKGDIFYTPSATLNIQHGHVGIYYTTERIVESVPKEGVRKIKFNKRDVEKNAVMQRVKTTKKKRNAAANWANSRIGDSYSYNFATNRETSKKGAKNCSKLVWSAYKLKAGIDIDKNGGKGVYPKDIRDSSHTVTYKTIK encoded by the coding sequence TTGCCAACTAATGTTTTTGCGGGTGAAAGTGAGGAAACACTATCATTCTATTTAGAAGAATTAGTTAGATACCAGCCAGGTGTCACTTTAGAAGAAGTTAAACAAGCGGTAACCGAAACAGCAGAAGCATTAGAAGAATCGGAATTAGAAGTAGCTAAAGAATCTTTAACAGAGTTGTTGGCCAATATTAAAGAAGATCAAACAGACAGTGGCGACTTGTTTACTCCGATGAGTGGAAGCTCTGGTAAAAAGAAGTTAGACCCAGCAGTAAGAAAGGGAGATATTTTTTACACACCATCGGCAACATTAAATATCCAGCACGGCCATGTAGGAATCTATTATACGACAGAGAGAATTGTAGAATCAGTCCCTAAAGAAGGGGTTAGAAAGATTAAATTTAATAAAAGAGATGTGGAGAAAAATGCAGTGATGCAGCGGGTTAAAACAACGAAAAAGAAAAGGAATGCAGCGGCGAATTGGGCAAACTCTCGTATAGGAGATAGCTATTCTTATAATTTTGCAACAAATCGAGAGACAAGTAAAAAGGGAGCGAAAAACTGCTCTAAGCTTGTTTGGAGTGCTTATAAATTAAAAGCAGGGATAGATATAGATAAAAACGGTGGAAAAGGTGTTTATCCTAAAGATATAAGAGATAGTTCTCATACAGTGACGTATAAAACCATTAAGTAA
- a CDS encoding carbonic anhydrase: MHQANGRLADCFQIIWTNEVNNMDIQHIEASHQHFLTKMKQEDPNFFTKLWEGQEPSFFVLSCCDSRTCPSTITGMPLGTMFTHRNIANQVVEEDDSFRASLHFALDVLKVDYLLIIGHTNCGGILAASTGVRHEAMNNWLDHVKKSIDSFDKTTLSPTAQELERHNVQQQITGLKNHPVYQKVGRGIPVVGMLFHLESGELEWINNN; this comes from the coding sequence GTGCATCAAGCTAACGGTCGCCTTGCTGATTGTTTTCAGATCATTTGGACTAATGAGGTGAACAACATGGATATTCAACATATTGAAGCATCCCACCAACACTTTTTGACCAAAATGAAACAGGAAGACCCCAATTTTTTTACAAAACTTTGGGAAGGGCAGGAACCTTCTTTTTTTGTTCTGTCTTGCTGTGATTCTCGAACCTGTCCATCTACCATTACAGGTATGCCATTAGGGACGATGTTTACTCATCGAAATATTGCCAATCAAGTTGTGGAAGAAGATGACAGTTTTCGGGCCAGCCTTCATTTTGCTCTCGATGTTTTGAAGGTGGATTATCTTTTAATTATTGGTCACACAAACTGTGGGGGCATCCTGGCTGCAAGTACTGGAGTGCGTCACGAAGCGATGAATAACTGGCTCGATCACGTGAAAAAAAGCATCGATAGCTTTGATAAAACGACTCTTTCTCCAACAGCACAGGAGCTGGAAAGACATAATGTCCAACAGCAAATTACTGGTTTGAAAAATCATCCTGTTTACCAAAAAGTAGGGCGAGGAATTCCGGTAGTAGGCATGTTATTTCATTTAGAATCAGGCGAACTAGAATGGATTAATAATAATTAA
- the mreBH gene encoding rod-share determining protein MreBH produces MFSQTQIGIDLGTANLLVYTKNKGMIINEPSVVAIDLHTNAVLAVGEEAKRMVGKTPENIVAIRPLKDGVIADYQVTTDMLKHIMKKVSKKLGTPLRKPNVVVCTPSGSTSVERRAISDAVKHCGAKDVQLIEEPLAAAIGADLPVEEPIANVVVDIGGGTTEVAIISFGGVVSCHSIRTGGDQLDDDIVQFVRKKYNLMIGPRTAENIKMEIGFALVDHEERMMAIRGRDLVSGLPKTIDISSYEIQEALKESLLSVLETIRATLEDSPPELSGDIVDRGVILTGGGALLNGMEEWLSNEIVVPVHIAPSPLESVAIGTGRSLVMMKRIQTLKQR; encoded by the coding sequence ATGTTTTCACAAACGCAAATCGGCATTGACTTAGGAACTGCCAATTTACTTGTTTATACAAAAAATAAAGGAATGATTATTAACGAGCCGTCCGTCGTAGCGATTGACTTACATACGAACGCGGTTCTTGCTGTAGGAGAAGAAGCGAAACGGATGGTAGGGAAAACACCGGAAAACATCGTCGCTATTCGTCCATTAAAAGATGGCGTCATTGCTGACTATCAAGTGACAACAGATATGCTTAAGCACATTATGAAAAAAGTGTCCAAAAAACTAGGAACACCACTCCGTAAACCTAACGTGGTCGTTTGTACACCATCAGGGTCCACCTCAGTTGAAAGAAGAGCGATTTCAGATGCTGTTAAACATTGTGGTGCTAAAGATGTGCAACTAATTGAAGAACCTCTTGCTGCTGCAATAGGCGCTGATCTCCCTGTAGAAGAGCCGATCGCAAACGTGGTCGTGGATATCGGCGGTGGTACGACTGAAGTTGCCATCATCTCCTTTGGCGGCGTTGTCTCCTGCCACTCCATTAGAACAGGAGGCGATCAGCTTGATGATGATATCGTGCAATTCGTTCGAAAAAAATACAATTTGATGATCGGACCTAGAACTGCGGAAAATATTAAAATGGAGATTGGGTTTGCCCTTGTTGATCACGAAGAACGTATGATGGCTATTCGGGGACGAGACCTAGTAAGCGGCCTTCCGAAAACGATCGATATCTCCTCATATGAAATACAAGAAGCGCTTAAAGAATCACTCTTATCCGTTTTAGAAACGATTAGAGCAACGTTAGAAGACAGTCCACCTGAATTAAGTGGGGATATTGTGGATCGCGGCGTTATATTAACAGGGGGTGGCGCCTTATTAAATGGCATGGAAGAGTGGTTGTCCAATGAAATTGTCGTGCCGGTCCATATCGCACCAAGTCCGTTAGAATCGGTCGCCATTGGAACAGGACGTTCCTTAGTCATGATGAAGCGCATCCAAACATTAAAACAGCGTTAA
- a CDS encoding acyl-CoA dehydrogenase family protein: MTTKTTEKLLKTERQRTFHQLASQVSGPFKQRAIKNDREARFPFDNMNELKEAGFTTLTVPAKWGGKEASLYELLIVQETIAQGDGPTALSLGWHNGLMMQLRQTGKWEETMFETICREAVNDQILINTAASEKATGSPARGGMPKTTATKSAEGWRIKGTKTFTSLAPALDYFIVTATIKGEDRVGDFLIPAQTAGVDIEETWETLGMRSTRSDDLHLNNVLVNHQALVAVKDAGHGKSPQGWLLHIPACYLGIAQAARDEAVAFAKSYQPNSLSHPISDVPEVRRKVAEMDLELMSARHFMYHIAEVWDNMPEYRQDLGEELAAVKTIATNAAVKVVDLSMRIAGGYSLHKAHHFERYYRDVRAGLHNPPSDDLTTAALAKRALD; the protein is encoded by the coding sequence ATGACAACTAAAACGACTGAGAAATTGTTAAAGACAGAAAGACAGCGTACTTTTCATCAATTGGCCTCACAGGTGAGCGGCCCATTTAAGCAAAGAGCGATTAAAAATGATCGAGAAGCCCGTTTCCCGTTTGACAATATGAACGAGCTAAAGGAAGCGGGATTCACGACGTTAACTGTTCCGGCTAAATGGGGTGGGAAGGAAGCCTCACTCTATGAATTGTTGATTGTACAAGAAACTATAGCACAAGGTGACGGTCCAACAGCTCTCTCATTAGGCTGGCATAACGGGCTAATGATGCAGTTAAGACAGACGGGGAAATGGGAAGAAACGATGTTTGAAACTATTTGTCGAGAAGCTGTGAACGACCAAATCCTTATTAATACAGCAGCTTCAGAAAAAGCGACGGGAAGTCCAGCACGTGGAGGGATGCCTAAGACAACAGCCACGAAGTCAGCAGAAGGTTGGCGTATAAAAGGGACTAAAACGTTTACCTCTCTCGCGCCTGCTTTAGATTATTTTATTGTCACTGCTACGATCAAGGGAGAAGACCGAGTCGGTGACTTTTTAATTCCGGCGCAAACAGCCGGAGTAGACATTGAAGAAACATGGGAAACATTAGGTATGAGAAGTACCCGTAGTGATGATCTTCATTTAAATAATGTGTTAGTGAATCATCAGGCGCTCGTAGCGGTGAAAGATGCAGGACATGGGAAAAGTCCTCAAGGGTGGCTGCTTCATATTCCAGCCTGCTATTTAGGGATTGCTCAAGCGGCAAGGGATGAAGCGGTGGCTTTCGCTAAGTCGTATCAACCTAACAGCTTATCGCACCCCATAAGTGACGTGCCAGAAGTTCGCCGCAAAGTGGCGGAAATGGACCTTGAACTCATGAGTGCGAGACATTTTATGTATCATATAGCCGAAGTGTGGGATAACATGCCGGAGTATCGACAGGACCTTGGAGAGGAATTAGCAGCCGTTAAAACGATCGCTACTAATGCGGCTGTTAAAGTAGTCGATCTAAGCATGAGGATAGCAGGCGGGTACAGCTTACATAAAGCACATCATTTTGAGCGTTATTACCGTGATGTGAGGGCAGGCTTGCATAATCCACCGTCAGATGATTTAACAACGGCAGCACTTGCTAAAAGGGCTTTAGACTAA
- a CDS encoding MOSC domain-containing protein yields MVKEGLNILALNIGKPKMLTGLGQSVLSGIVKRPVDEVIFLAREQLSGDGQADLVNHGGPDKAVCVYSHDHYPYWEQYVDNTLPFGAFGENLTLAGGIEKEMNIGDTFKWGEATVQVSQPRMPCHKLAKKFQMRDLPKRVIETGFTGFYLRVLKEGTVSVKAPLVFQERHTTFSIATVNDVYYKRCKDKAIINQVAEEPYLAASWRKMLTKNK; encoded by the coding sequence ATGGTAAAAGAAGGGCTAAACATTTTGGCATTAAATATCGGAAAACCAAAGATGCTCACGGGTTTAGGTCAATCAGTCCTATCAGGAATTGTGAAACGCCCAGTGGACGAGGTAATTTTTCTGGCTAGAGAACAATTATCAGGAGACGGACAGGCGGATTTAGTTAACCATGGAGGACCAGATAAGGCTGTTTGTGTGTATTCGCACGACCATTACCCTTATTGGGAGCAATACGTTGATAACACCCTTCCTTTCGGTGCTTTTGGAGAAAACCTTACGCTTGCTGGGGGAATTGAAAAGGAGATGAACATCGGGGACACCTTTAAGTGGGGGGAGGCAACAGTTCAAGTGTCGCAACCACGTATGCCATGCCATAAGCTTGCTAAAAAATTTCAAATGCGTGATCTGCCAAAACGCGTCATAGAAACAGGCTTTACAGGTTTTTACTTACGGGTTCTTAAAGAAGGAACAGTGTCAGTGAAAGCCCCCCTGGTTTTTCAAGAAAGGCATACGACCTTTTCTATAGCCACGGTAAATGATGTTTACTATAAACGCTGTAAAGATAAGGCGATTATTAATCAAGTTGCAGAAGAACCTTATTTAGCAGCGTCGTGGCGAAAAATGCTCACTAAAAATAAGTAA
- a CDS encoding nucleoside triphosphate pyrophosphohydrolase produces the protein MPSYHKLVRDKIPEIIKMNGQKLTYRRISGEDFIKEAKETLKEEMKEYLEAQNAEQAIEELADLLEIIYCLAERHGYSKAELESIRSDKSERRGAFHEGWFLETVGDDDY, from the coding sequence ATGCCGTCTTATCATAAATTGGTGAGAGATAAAATTCCAGAGATTATTAAAATGAACGGCCAAAAGTTAACGTACCGGCGAATTTCTGGTGAGGATTTTATTAAAGAAGCGAAAGAAACGCTGAAAGAAGAAATGAAAGAATATCTCGAAGCACAAAACGCTGAACAAGCGATTGAAGAGTTAGCGGATTTATTAGAAATCATTTATTGTCTCGCTGAACGGCACGGGTACTCAAAAGCAGAATTAGAAAGCATTCGCTCAGATAAATCGGAGAGGCGAGGCGCTTTTCATGAAGGCTGGTTTTTGGAAACAGTTGGCGATGATGATTACTAA
- a CDS encoding small multi-drug export protein: MIDLLWQYTLIFIMAATPWLEVLIVIPIGIGMGLHPIIVGIVSYIGNFLPIILIVYTLTFIKRTRIYQQWQQKRQDKKQHNRHMEGLSAKKKEERRLKEEKRSRRQQRAKSIFYSYGLPGLAFLGPLVTGIHLATIIALTLKANKRHTTVWMGVGLGAWTICITVASYYSIDWIVNFLS; the protein is encoded by the coding sequence ATGATAGATCTACTTTGGCAATATACACTCATTTTCATTATGGCCGCCACACCATGGCTTGAAGTGCTGATCGTCATTCCAATCGGTATCGGCATGGGTCTTCATCCTATAATAGTTGGCATTGTTTCTTATATAGGTAACTTCCTTCCAATTATTTTAATCGTGTATACGTTAACCTTTATTAAGCGAACACGTATTTATCAACAGTGGCAGCAAAAGCGCCAAGATAAGAAACAACATAATAGGCATATGGAGGGACTTTCTGCGAAGAAAAAAGAAGAACGTCGTCTAAAAGAAGAGAAAAGATCACGACGACAACAACGGGCTAAATCCATTTTCTATTCATACGGATTACCTGGTCTTGCGTTTTTGGGACCATTAGTGACTGGCATTCACTTAGCTACGATTATTGCGCTCACATTAAAAGCAAACAAAAGGCATACGACCGTGTGGATGGGAGTGGGCCTCGGTGCATGGACGATCTGCATAACAGTCGCTAGTTACTATAGTATTGATTGGATCGTTAACTTCCTTTCATAG
- a CDS encoding TetR/AcrR family transcriptional regulator: MKTAEQLLHVALHHFAEHSYEGASLARIADEVGIKKASIYNHYKNKDDLFFSIVAYVYKHYLNHLKDSLEANKLLPIEDRLYMILEDLSHYLSAETEGKFYFHFILFPPPSLENNVHEQFLQFEKECDTLLTPLFQTLRHKNTGHTTVREKLDAFYCLLDGLATQMSYYDKETCDRKRQASWKHFIAGFY, from the coding sequence ATGAAAACGGCGGAACAGCTTTTGCACGTCGCACTACATCATTTTGCTGAACATAGTTACGAAGGAGCGAGCTTAGCACGCATTGCTGACGAAGTAGGAATTAAAAAAGCATCTATTTATAACCACTATAAAAATAAAGATGATCTCTTTTTTTCCATTGTAGCTTATGTTTATAAACATTATTTGAATCACTTAAAAGACTCATTAGAAGCCAATAAGTTATTACCTATAGAAGATCGGCTATACATGATTTTAGAAGATCTCTCACATTATTTAAGTGCTGAAACGGAAGGGAAGTTTTATTTTCACTTCATTCTCTTTCCACCTCCATCTCTCGAAAATAACGTACACGAACAATTTCTCCAATTTGAAAAAGAGTGTGATACGTTGCTTACACCCCTTTTTCAAACATTACGTCATAAGAACACGGGTCACACTACTGTGCGCGAAAAGCTCGACGCTTTTTATTGTCTTCTCGATGGGCTAGCTACGCAAATGTCTTATTATGATAAAGAGACGTGCGACCGAAAAAGGCAAGCATCTTGGAAGCACTTTATCGCTGGCTTTTATTGA
- a CDS encoding MATE family efflux transporter yields MYKTHTLHEKIRLLLLVMGPILVTQIGLYAMNFIDTTMSGRAGAEDLAGVAIGSSLWVPILTGVSGILLALPPIISQLMGAGKKEGVSFYVIQSIYLSLAISLLVFLLGLFAVEPVLNVMALEEEVAYIAKHYLIGLAVGVVPLFMYNAIRGFIDSLGQTRVTMIITLLALPVNFLFNYLLIFGKAGFPELGGIGAGYASALTYWFILIVTIYFVHAVRPFKSYKIFSSFYRLDFTVWKELLLLGMPIGLTIFFETSIFSAVTLLMSQFSTVIIAAHQAAINFASLLYMLPMSMAFTLTIAVGYEIGGKRLVDAKSYTKIGMGLSVAMGLVACVIIYVLREPVSMLYTVDSEVALYIQQFLIYSIFFQLSDAINTPIQGILRGYKDVNVPFILALVAFWGIGLPTGVVLANYTVLGPYGYWVGLIIGLAVCAGCLAFRLLKIQRNVALQLQKS; encoded by the coding sequence ATGTACAAAACACATACACTGCATGAAAAAATACGTCTATTACTTTTAGTGATGGGACCGATTTTAGTGACACAAATAGGGTTGTATGCAATGAATTTCATTGATACGACGATGTCAGGGCGAGCAGGGGCAGAAGATTTAGCTGGAGTGGCTATCGGATCAAGTCTTTGGGTTCCAATACTAACAGGTGTATCAGGGATTTTACTCGCTTTACCACCAATCATTTCACAGTTGATGGGCGCAGGAAAAAAGGAAGGTGTGTCGTTCTATGTGATTCAAAGCATTTATTTATCCCTTGCTATTTCACTTCTCGTTTTTCTATTAGGACTGTTTGCCGTAGAGCCAGTTCTAAATGTGATGGCATTAGAAGAGGAAGTGGCTTACATTGCCAAGCATTATTTAATCGGTCTTGCTGTGGGCGTGGTCCCACTCTTTATGTACAATGCGATCCGAGGGTTTATTGATTCTTTAGGACAGACCCGTGTCACCATGATCATCACCTTGCTGGCACTTCCTGTCAATTTCCTGTTTAATTATTTACTTATTTTCGGTAAAGCAGGCTTCCCAGAGTTAGGTGGTATTGGGGCAGGTTATGCATCTGCATTGACCTATTGGTTTATCCTTATCGTCACGATTTACTTTGTTCATGCTGTTCGACCGTTTAAATCCTATAAGATCTTTTCCTCCTTTTATCGTTTGGACTTCACCGTTTGGAAGGAGCTGCTGTTGCTTGGCATGCCGATCGGGTTGACGATTTTTTTTGAGACGAGTATTTTTTCCGCGGTCACGCTCCTTATGAGCCAATTTAGCACCGTTATTATTGCGGCCCATCAAGCTGCGATTAATTTTGCGAGTTTGCTCTATATGCTGCCTATGAGCATGGCGTTTACATTAACGATTGCTGTGGGGTATGAAATTGGTGGAAAAAGGCTTGTAGATGCAAAGTCATATACGAAGATCGGGATGGGGCTGTCAGTAGCAATGGGCTTAGTAGCTTGTGTCATTATTTATGTTCTGCGTGAACCTGTCTCAATGTTATATACGGTCGATTCAGAAGTCGCCTTGTACATTCAGCAATTCTTGATTTATTCTATCTTCTTTCAGTTGTCTGATGCGATCAACACCCCGATTCAAGGTATTTTGCGTGGCTACAAAGACGTCAATGTGCCATTCATACTAGCACTTGTAGCTTTTTGGGGCATCGGTTTGCCAACAGGTGTTGTACTCGCTAATTATACCGTACTTGGTCCTTACGGTTACTGGGTTGGTTTGATCATAGGGTTGGCGGTATGCGCCGGGTGTCTTGCTTTCCGCTTACTTAAAATTCAACGTAACGTTGCTCTTCAGTTACAGAAAAGTTAA
- a CDS encoding site-2 protease family protein has protein sequence MFGWDDIPTLIISLLIILPIVAFVHESGHFLITYLFGGKMKFVLGRGKLLYKNGDFEIRRVYFLDSWTQLEELNVNNRWTHAIVYLSGSLFNIITVLIVNGLIHIDVLPPHLFFYQFVYFSLYYVCFALLPVEFGEGNPSDGKAFYDVLKYGPEKGPLD, from the coding sequence ATGTTTGGATGGGATGATATTCCAACGTTAATTATTTCATTATTGATTATACTGCCTATCGTTGCCTTTGTTCACGAGTCCGGCCATTTTCTAATAACCTACTTATTCGGGGGAAAAATGAAGTTTGTCCTCGGTAGAGGGAAGTTGTTGTATAAAAATGGAGATTTTGAAATACGGAGGGTGTATTTTCTTGATTCGTGGACACAGCTTGAAGAATTAAATGTCAATAATCGTTGGACACACGCGATTGTGTATCTAAGCGGATCATTGTTTAATATCATAACGGTGTTAATCGTTAACGGGCTTATTCATATAGACGTATTACCACCGCATTTATTTTTTTACCAGTTTGTCTATTTCTCCCTTTACTATGTATGTTTCGCCTTACTTCCTGTAGAATTTGGAGAAGGGAACCCAAGTGATGGGAAAGCATTTTATGATGTGCTTAAATATGGGCCAGAGAAAGGACCGCTCGATTAA